A genomic region of Gemmata massiliana contains the following coding sequences:
- a CDS encoding pyruvate carboxylase, producing MPEVKSPPFKKLLVANRSEIAIRVFRSAHELGMRTVAIYSHEDRFALHRFKADEAYQVGKPGEPIRAYLDIPGIVKLAKEIGVDAIHPGYGFLSENAAFARACAEAGITFVGPRPEVLEQLGDKVSAREIAKKAQVPVLSGGETPLASIDEAKTLADKLGYPVIVKASMGGGGRGMRVVHTADKLQDAVESAQREAGAAFGVTDVFLEKFVVRAKHIEVQLIGDKHNGLVHLFERDCSIQRRHQKVVELAPAPNLPDDIRQGILDAALSVGKACGIDNASTVEFLYDTDAKKFYFIEVNPRIQVEHTVTEQVTGFDIVRSQILIASGLPLGHERVGLRQNEITTRGYAIQCRVTTEDPANGFVPDYGRLSAYRSSGGPGIRLDAGTAFGGAVITPFYDSLLVKVTVSGLTFGDCATRMERCLQEFRVRGVKTNIPFLLNLIAHEQFLAGDVTTRFLDETPDLFRFTARRDRATKVLSYLAEVVVNGHPEVREGAKIQRAEGTSTPVARLRPHTSTASLPKGTRDKFKELGAVEFAKWTRSQSRLLVTDTTMRDAHQSLFATRMRTFDMLAIADRYAENHADLFSLEMWGGATFDTSMRFLKESPWDRLARLRERVPNILFQMLVRAASAVGYTNYPDNVVYEFIRLSAEAGMDIFRIFDANNWLPNIKLGIDAVLKTNAICEAAICYTGDILDPKRDKYTLNYFVNLAKELEKLGTHFLAIKDMAGLLKPYAAKRLVKALREAVGVPIHFHTHDSAGGQLASYMMAAEEGVNIVDCAFAPMAGVTSQPSLNALVEATRFTPRDTALNFDALQETATYWEGVRKLYSPFETGQLASSAEVYLHEMPGGQYANLYQQAHSLGVGDRWTEVGRLYAAVNQLFGDIVKVTPTSKVVGDMTLFMLANNLTPEMVLDPKREIAFPESVVEFFEGKLGQPPGGFPPELQARILRGRKPLTDRPGATLPPADLAKAKKDLEGKLRRTPTEQDVISYLLYPKVFSDFAEHQAKYSDLSVLPTPAYFFGMTKGEEVSIEIEPGKTLIIKFLTIGEPQADGRRVVYFELNGQPREILVTDKSLSGGAVKTRAKAESGNAKHIAAPMPGAVVAVAVAPGDEVAAGAKLLTLEAMKMETTLYSERAGKVAEVLVRPGVQVEGGDLVIRFE from the coding sequence ATGCCGGAAGTGAAGTCCCCGCCGTTCAAGAAGCTCCTCGTTGCCAACCGCAGTGAAATTGCCATTCGTGTGTTCCGTTCGGCACACGAACTCGGGATGCGCACGGTCGCCATCTACTCGCACGAGGACCGGTTCGCGCTGCACCGCTTCAAAGCGGACGAAGCGTACCAGGTCGGGAAACCGGGCGAGCCGATTCGCGCGTACCTGGACATTCCGGGCATCGTGAAACTGGCGAAGGAAATCGGCGTCGACGCCATTCACCCCGGTTACGGCTTCCTCTCGGAAAACGCCGCGTTCGCACGCGCCTGTGCCGAAGCGGGGATCACGTTCGTCGGTCCGCGTCCGGAAGTGTTGGAACAACTCGGGGATAAGGTTTCGGCCCGCGAGATCGCCAAGAAAGCTCAGGTGCCGGTGCTGTCCGGGGGCGAAACGCCGCTCGCGAGCATCGATGAAGCGAAGACGCTCGCGGACAAGCTCGGGTACCCGGTTATCGTGAAGGCGTCGATGGGTGGCGGCGGGCGCGGGATGCGCGTCGTCCACACTGCGGACAAGTTGCAAGACGCGGTCGAGTCCGCGCAGCGCGAGGCCGGGGCCGCGTTCGGCGTCACCGACGTGTTCCTCGAAAAGTTCGTGGTGCGCGCCAAACACATCGAAGTGCAGTTGATCGGCGACAAGCACAACGGGCTGGTTCACCTGTTCGAGCGCGACTGCTCCATCCAGCGCCGGCACCAGAAAGTCGTCGAACTCGCGCCCGCACCCAACCTGCCCGATGACATCCGCCAGGGCATCCTCGACGCAGCTCTGTCGGTCGGGAAAGCGTGCGGCATCGACAACGCGAGCACGGTCGAGTTCCTCTACGACACCGACGCGAAGAAGTTCTACTTCATCGAAGTGAACCCGCGCATCCAGGTCGAACACACGGTCACAGAGCAGGTGACCGGGTTCGATATCGTCCGGTCGCAGATCCTTATCGCGTCCGGGTTGCCGCTCGGTCACGAGCGCGTCGGCTTACGGCAAAACGAGATCACCACGCGCGGCTACGCGATCCAGTGCCGCGTGACGACGGAAGACCCGGCCAACGGCTTCGTTCCGGACTACGGGCGCCTCAGCGCGTACCGCTCGAGTGGCGGACCCGGTATCCGTCTCGACGCGGGCACCGCGTTCGGCGGGGCGGTCATCACGCCCTTCTACGATTCACTTCTCGTGAAAGTGACCGTCAGCGGACTCACGTTCGGTGACTGCGCGACGCGGATGGAGCGCTGCCTTCAAGAGTTCCGCGTGCGCGGGGTGAAGACGAACATCCCGTTCCTGCTGAACCTGATCGCGCACGAGCAGTTCCTGGCCGGGGACGTGACGACGCGGTTCCTCGACGAGACGCCGGACCTGTTCCGGTTCACGGCCCGGCGCGACCGCGCGACGAAGGTTCTGTCGTACCTCGCGGAAGTGGTCGTGAACGGGCACCCGGAGGTCCGCGAGGGGGCCAAGATCCAGCGCGCGGAAGGGACCAGCACCCCGGTCGCCCGGCTGCGCCCCCACACCAGCACCGCGTCGCTCCCGAAGGGCACGCGCGACAAGTTCAAGGAACTCGGGGCGGTGGAATTCGCGAAGTGGACGCGCTCGCAGTCCCGGTTGCTGGTCACCGACACGACGATGCGCGACGCGCACCAGTCGCTGTTCGCGACGCGGATGCGCACGTTCGACATGCTCGCGATCGCGGACCGCTACGCCGAGAACCACGCGGACCTGTTCTCGCTGGAAATGTGGGGCGGGGCGACGTTCGACACGTCGATGCGGTTCTTGAAGGAGTCGCCGTGGGACCGGCTCGCCCGGCTCCGCGAGCGCGTGCCGAACATCCTGTTCCAAATGCTGGTGCGGGCCGCGAGCGCGGTCGGGTACACGAACTACCCCGATAACGTCGTGTACGAGTTCATCCGGCTCTCGGCCGAGGCCGGGATGGACATCTTCCGCATCTTCGACGCGAACAACTGGTTGCCGAACATCAAGCTCGGCATCGACGCGGTCCTGAAGACGAACGCGATCTGCGAGGCCGCGATCTGCTACACGGGCGACATCCTCGACCCGAAGCGCGACAAGTACACGCTCAATTACTTCGTGAACCTCGCAAAGGAATTGGAGAAACTCGGCACGCACTTCCTCGCGATCAAGGACATGGCGGGGCTGCTCAAGCCCTACGCCGCGAAGCGCCTGGTGAAGGCGCTCCGGGAAGCGGTCGGGGTGCCGATCCACTTCCACACGCACGACTCCGCCGGCGGGCAACTCGCGTCGTACATGATGGCCGCCGAAGAGGGCGTGAACATCGTGGACTGTGCGTTCGCGCCGATGGCCGGCGTGACCTCGCAGCCGAGCCTGAACGCGCTCGTCGAGGCGACGCGGTTCACGCCGCGCGACACCGCTCTGAACTTCGACGCGCTGCAAGAAACGGCCACGTACTGGGAGGGCGTGCGCAAGCTCTACTCCCCGTTCGAGACGGGCCAGCTCGCGAGTTCCGCCGAGGTCTACCTCCACGAGATGCCGGGCGGTCAGTACGCGAACCTGTACCAGCAGGCGCACTCGCTCGGCGTCGGGGACCGGTGGACCGAGGTCGGTCGGCTGTACGCTGCGGTGAACCAACTGTTCGGCGACATCGTGAAGGTGACGCCGACCTCGAAGGTCGTCGGCGACATGACGCTGTTCATGCTCGCGAACAACCTGACGCCCGAGATGGTACTCGACCCGAAGCGCGAGATCGCGTTCCCGGAATCGGTGGTCGAGTTCTTCGAGGGGAAACTGGGCCAGCCCCCAGGCGGGTTCCCGCCCGAACTCCAGGCGCGCATCCTGCGCGGGCGCAAGCCGCTCACCGATCGCCCCGGCGCGACGCTCCCGCCCGCGGACCTCGCGAAGGCCAAGAAGGATCTGGAGGGCAAGCTCCGGCGCACGCCGACGGAGCAGGACGTGATCTCGTACCTGTTGTACCCGAAGGTGTTCAGCGACTTCGCCGAGCACCAGGCCAAATACTCGGACCTGAGCGTGCTCCCCACGCCCGCGTACTTCTTCGGGATGACGAAGGGCGAAGAGGTCAGCATCGAGATCGAGCCAGGGAAGACGCTCATCATCAAGTTCCTCACGATCGGCGAGCCGCAAGCGGACGGCCGGCGCGTGGTGTACTTCGAGCTGAACGGCCAGCCGCGCGAGATCCTGGTCACAGACAAGTCGCTCAGCGGCGGGGCCGTGAAGACCCG